One genomic segment of Spiroplasma endosymbiont of Poecilobothrus nobilitatus includes these proteins:
- a CDS encoding TraG/TraD/VirD4 family protein, translated as MDEFGNFPKIPVINQMISIASGRNIHFMLVVQSIAQLGEKYNIATRNNIIANITYKYYLMSGNSETRETIAREMGYTEITIQSTSESFTKQNNMLGGIALSQNKTKREVMSAEELATLPFGSAVII; from the coding sequence TTAGATGAATTTGGTAATTTTCCTAAAATACCCGTGATTAACCAAATGATAAGTATTGCAAGTGGTCGTAATATTCATTTTATGCTTGTCGTTCAGTCAATCGCCCAACTTGGCGAAAAATACAATATTGCCACAAGAAACAATATTATTGCCAATATCACATACAAATATTATTTAATGAGCGGAAACAGTGAAACCCGCGAAACAATCGCTCGTGAAATGGGATATACCGAAATCACCATTCAATCAACAAGCGAAAGTTTTACCAAGCAAAACAATATGCTTGGCGGGATTGCGTTATCACAAAATAAAACCAAACGCGAAGTTATGAGCGCCGAAGAATTAGCAACCCTTCCCTTTGGAAGCGCTGTTATTATTTAG
- a CDS encoding IS3 family transposase translates to MQSWIVSFIKQNCREYSIKLLLEVTGLKRSYWNKYKNYDSSKKDKKAINDIVKVYEENLKQFGYRRITKYLKEDYGIKYNSKKVLRIMRDNQIQPEYVRKMRRKIKYKQNK, encoded by the coding sequence GTGCAGTCTTGAATAGTCTCTTTTATTAAACAAAATTGTCGTGAATATTCAATAAAATTATTACTAGAAGTAACAGGGTTAAAACGTAGTTATTGAAATAAATATAAAAATTATGACAGTAGCAAAAAAGATAAAAAAGCAATAAATGATATTGTAAAAGTCTATGAAGAAAATTTAAAACAATTTGGTTATCGAAGAATTACTAAGTATTTAAAAGAAGATTATGGTATAAAATATAATTCAAAAAAAGTTTTAAGAATTATGCGTGATAATCAAATACAACCTGAATATGTAAGAAAAATGAGAAGAAAAATAAAGTATAAACAGAATAAATAA
- a CDS encoding VirB4 family type IV secretion system protein produces MVSVIFTCYGKTKEELNKIVNTCKNQLIKEQIKINLLKYQQLKFYFSIFKDNKKTKHVYQEMATVSIASSYPFVLPTTKDNGGLLLGANEHNSPVIFDVKHRDSFRNSSNVVVFGLTGSGKTMHVKKQLNWLYCNNAKLYIVDPERDYHSLANYYGGEIIPIGKSGRARINPLEVFGNDLLEHILLLEQWFKILYPTLQIRDVAEWQKTLLAVYKAKKITPKTDFTKLSAKDYPILTDLYNYNEKQEKDKEHKSTLNSVLWKLTQGADGYLWNGVSTLLLKSDLIVFDTHELTANKNRQNAQLFLMLAFLDKEVKKNKEKNETLPIAEQQWICIAIDESHLLINENNALALNFLFEMTKRIRKYNGILYIITQNIADFMGNANIKTQS; encoded by the coding sequence ATGGTCTCAGTTATTTTTACTTGTTATGGGAAAACAAAAGAAGAATTAAATAAAATTGTGAATACTTGTAAAAATCAATTAATTAAAGAACAAATAAAAATTAATCTCTTAAAGTATCAACAATTAAAATTTTATTTTAGTATTTTTAAAGATAATAAAAAAACTAAACATGTTTATCAAGAAATGGCAACGGTTTCAATTGCAAGTAGTTATCCGTTTGTATTGCCAACAACAAAAGATAACGGCGGTTTATTGTTGGGGGCGAACGAACATAATTCGCCAGTTATTTTTGATGTTAAACATCGTGATAGTTTCCGTAATAGTAGTAATGTTGTTGTGTTTGGTTTAACAGGAAGTGGCAAAACGATGCATGTCAAAAAACAACTTAACTGATTATATTGTAATAACGCAAAATTATATATTGTTGACCCTGAGCGTGATTATCATTCATTAGCAAATTACTATGGTGGAGAAATTATCCCTATTGGTAAATCTGGCAGGGCACGAATCAACCCGTTAGAAGTGTTTGGAAATGACTTATTAGAACATATTTTATTGTTAGAACAATGATTTAAAATCTTATATCCAACATTACAAATAAGGGATGTTGCGGAATGACAAAAAACTTTATTAGCAGTTTATAAAGCAAAGAAAATCACACCGAAAACCGATTTTACAAAATTATCAGCAAAAGATTATCCAATTTTAACAGATTTATATAACTATAATGAAAAACAAGAAAAAGACAAAGAACATAAATCAACCCTAAACTCTGTATTATGAAAGTTAACGCAAGGAGCGGATGGTTACTTGTGAAATGGGGTAAGTACTTTATTGTTAAAAAGTGATTTAATTGTTTTTGATACCCACGAATTAACAGCAAACAAAAATCGGCAAAATGCTCAGTTGTTTTTAATGCTAGCGTTTTTAGATAAAGAAGTTAAGAAAAATAAAGAAAAAAATGAAACACTGCCAATTGCGGAGCAACAATGAATTTGTATTGCCATTGATGAATCCCACTTGTTGATTAATGAAAACAATGCCTTGGCGTTGAATTTTTTGTTTGAAATGACAAAGCGGATTCGAAAATATAACGGTATTTTATATATTATTACGCAAAACATCGCCGACTTTATGGGTAACGCAAACATTAAAACCCAATCGTAA
- a CDS encoding IS3 family transposase — MTIINNNKTKYSVRKICKILGLSKSTYYYQTNKCINKQVNNYEQEIISAFNKSRKIYGARKIKVILNRKDIILSRRKIRFFMIKNNLVSKYTKLKYHNHKTTVNNDQINNILNRQFNNKKPNEVIVSDLTYVKVGAKWHYICLLIDLFNREIIGYSAGPNKTAELVQQAFHKITRPLNQITIFHTDRGNEFKNKIIDEILITFNIKRSLSNKGCPYDNAVAETTYKTLIALQKLRFYKKI, encoded by the coding sequence ATAACAATAATTAATAACAACAAAACAAAATATTCAGTAAGAAAAATATGTAAGATTTTGGGTTTATCAAAATCAACGTATTATTATCAAACTAATAAATGTATTAACAAGCAAGTTAATAATTATGAACAAGAAATTATCAGTGCCTTTAATAAAAGTCGCAAAATTTATGGGGCTCGCAAAATTAAAGTTATTTTAAACAGAAAAGATATCATCTTATCGCGGCGAAAAATCAGATTCTTTATGATCAAAAATAATTTGGTTTCTAAATACACCAAATTAAAATATCATAATCATAAAACAACAGTCAATAATGACCAAATTAATAATATTTTAAATCGTCAATTTAACAACAAAAAACCTAATGAAGTTATTGTTAGTGATTTAACATATGTTAAAGTTGGCGCTAAATGACATTATATTTGTTTATTAATTGACTTGTTTAATCGTGAAATAATTGGTTATAGTGCTGGGCCGAATAAAACAGCCGAACTGGTCCAACAAGCTTTTCATAAAATAACACGACCATTAAATCAAATAACTATATTTCATACTGATCGTGGTAATGAGTTTAAAAATAAAATCATTGATGAAATTTTAATAACTTTTAATATTAAAAGATCATTAAGCAATAAAGGCTGCCCTTATGATAATGCTGTGGCTGAAACAACTTACAAAACTTTGATAGCATTACAAAAGTTGAGATTTTACAAAAAAATATAA
- a CDS encoding adhesin: MKKLLSLLTISTLTANVPAPLLANKVQERAKSDVGATAKDVTTGFNIKIKETLNNWKKVSANDNLFKNIDNKYYFVVWHGDQNNAWNINKFYNSSWGNYYAVDEKSQIQLLFKNNKYFFGIKEFYNDKSKNKITISKNEVLNVIKEFDIYDIDNNFNYIKSVYRWDETNQPPTPKIDSKGNITDWNIDKTKFQQGISFALVDGLKTSTWSNNGMRLTVDGETNININNPNVTEIYWDGVKQNMLEHKVNINVKPETSEKTHKLVIKYDINGTKYTSEDIDVVMAAKIEPIQTPAQQNLSDLVKMIDLGKIENNNDDTIKTKIIEKNSLAIDFSQIKITDKTDTQATLSAIEGIKSYQGSVVVKYNISSATTVDLKIDLTSSSSGVQIDKNYLAQLDKSKMTNKVNTFYYANGKSVIKIKQPPTGNVITGVVYGCDEQWNKTSHSNPIDPVSGLEIDKGQYGSVDGRYLIEFQHKDLSTHTKNIYLQISEKQKVSHYWDTDNGKHFEQWAEDNDKNNIRGYSANQLNNLFELSQTWKQSLTHLDLKLDNIVVDNIQNVTQDEIDNYKTKMLASVKAQVEKYVPDVVENTDYKILVDNLVSGDWTTSKDVKVQAVDGSTKLLSFTAKTIPAQSKEQPISPTPNPEPTSDNEKVKSFWKIVGIVAGAMVGFGTVAMLLWRYLLRPWKMKVQNERSDKKVAERRAQWAKEESEAKVKAEQESEEKNNGGDNS, encoded by the coding sequence ATGAAAAAATTACTAAGCTTATTAACCATATCAACCCTGACAGCAAACGTTCCCGCTCCGTTGCTCGCTAATAAAGTACAAGAGCGAGCAAAAAGTGATGTTGGTGCAACTGCCAAAGATGTCACAACTGGGTTTAATATAAAAATAAAAGAAACATTAAATAACTGAAAAAAAGTTTCTGCTAATGATAATCTTTTCAAAAATATTGATAATAAATATTATTTTGTTGTGTGACATGGTGATCAAAATAATGCATGGAATATCAATAAATTTTATAATAGTTCTTGAGGTAATTATTATGCGGTAGATGAAAAATCACAAATACAACTTTTATTTAAAAATAATAAATACTTTTTCGGAATAAAAGAATTTTATAATGATAAAAGTAAAAATAAAATTACTATTTCTAAAAATGAAGTATTAAATGTAATAAAAGAATTTGACATTTATGATATTGATAATAATTTTAATTATATTAAATCAGTTTATCGTTGAGATGAAACAAATCAACCACCAACACCCAAAATTGATAGTAAAGGAAATATAACAGATTGAAATATTGATAAAACAAAATTTCAACAAGGAATTTCGTTTGCCCTTGTGGATGGTTTGAAAACATCAACTTGGTCTAACAATGGAATGCGTTTGACTGTGGATGGTGAAACAAACATCAATATCAATAACCCAAATGTTACGGAAATTTATTGAGATGGTGTTAAACAAAATATGTTAGAGCACAAAGTAAATATCAATGTTAAACCCGAAACTAGTGAAAAGACCCATAAATTAGTTATCAAATATGATATTAACGGAACAAAATACACCAGTGAAGATATTGATGTTGTTATGGCGGCGAAAATAGAACCAATCCAAACGCCAGCGCAACAAAATCTAAGTGATTTAGTCAAAATGATTGATTTAGGAAAAATTGAAAATAATAACGATGACACTATTAAAACAAAAATAATTGAAAAGAATTCGCTTGCGATTGATTTTTCACAAATTAAAATAACTGACAAAACAGATACTCAAGCAACCTTATCAGCGATAGAAGGCATTAAAAGTTATCAAGGTTCGGTTGTCGTTAAATATAATATTTCATCAGCAACCACTGTTGACTTAAAGATTGATTTAACATCATCGTCAAGTGGTGTTCAAATAGATAAAAATTATTTGGCACAACTTGATAAAAGTAAAATGACAAATAAAGTTAATACATTTTACTATGCGAATGGAAAAAGTGTTATTAAAATCAAACAACCACCAACTGGAAATGTTATAACCGGTGTTGTTTATGGTTGTGATGAGCAATGAAATAAAACATCACATTCAAACCCAATTGACCCAGTAAGTGGTTTAGAAATTGACAAGGGGCAGTATGGTTCGGTTGATGGTCGTTATTTAATTGAATTTCAACATAAAGATTTATCAACCCATACCAAAAATATTTATTTACAAATATCAGAGAAACAAAAAGTGTCCCATTATTGAGATACTGATAATGGCAAACATTTTGAACAGTGAGCAGAAGACAATGACAAAAATAATATTCGTGGTTATAGTGCTAATCAATTGAATAATTTGTTTGAGTTATCGCAGACCTGAAAGCAAAGTTTAACACACTTAGATTTAAAGTTAGATAACATTGTTGTTGATAACATCCAAAATGTTACCCAAGATGAAATCGATAACTATAAAACAAAGATGCTTGCTAGTGTAAAAGCACAAGTTGAAAAGTATGTGCCTGATGTTGTAGAAAATACCGATTATAAAATTCTTGTTGATAATCTTGTTTCGGGTGATTGAACGACAAGCAAAGATGTCAAAGTTCAAGCGGTCGATGGTAGTACAAAACTGTTGAGTTTTACCGCCAAAACAATTCCGGCGCAATCAAAAGAACAACCAATTTCACCAACCCCAAATCCAGAACCAACATCCGACAATGAAAAAGTAAAATCGTTTTGAAAAATTGTGGGGATAGTTGCTGGTGCTATGGTTGGGTTTGGAACTGTGGCGATGCTACTATGAAGATATTTGTTGCGTCCTTGAAAAATGAAAGTACAAAATGAGCGTAGTGATAAAAAAGTAGCAGAACGTAGAGCACAGTGAGCGAAAGAAGAATCTGAAGCAAAAGTGAAAGCAGAACAAGAAAGCGAGGAAAAAAATAATGGTGGGGATAATTCTTAA
- a CDS encoding lipoprotein — MKKLLSILGAVSLTATVANNFVACGAVKTRKNKQSEIDDFKQQLKDKQSEIDSLTTSKTNLENDKKQLAQNLQNKQIEIDSLTTSKTNLENDKKQLAQNLQNKQSEIDSLTTSKTNLENDKKQLAQNLQNKQSEIDSLTTSKTNLENDKKQLAQNLQNKQIEIDSLTTSKTNLENDKKQLAQNLQNKQSEIDDFKQQLKDKQSEIDDFKQQLKDKQSEIDSLNNNLNRIKNSNIKLLNEKIEMQQKIDKINADKKSEIDDFKQQLKDKQSEIEELKKSITNEEIIRLRKQVNLQKIDISKFNLTQFTIGVIDISKKQIDKNNNIYVDENKIKKVLNKPILKQLQEKVDSSLTDNDFNLLIHGNNSLIVNGLAFVDLTFSKKIKIKIKGINRAREETGWLDIDLPAASLIND, encoded by the coding sequence ATGAAAAAATTACTAAGTATATTAGGAGCAGTTAGTTTAACTGCAACTGTAGCAAACAATTTCGTTGCTTGCGGTGCTGTAAAAACAAGAAAAAACAAACAAAGTGAAATTGATGATTTTAAACAACAATTAAAAGACAAACAAAGTGAAATTGATAGTTTAACAACATCTAAAACTAATTTAGAAAATGATAAAAAACAGTTAGCACAAAATTTACAAAACAAACAAATTGAAATTGATAGTTTAACAACATCTAAAACTAATTTAGAAAATGATAAAAAACAGTTAGCACAAAATTTACAAAACAAACAAAGTGAAATTGATAGTTTAACAACATCTAAAACTAATTTAGAAAATGATAAAAAACAGTTAGCACAAAATTTACAAAACAAACAAAGTGAAATTGATAGTTTAACAACATCTAAAACTAATTTAGAAAATGATAAAAAACAGTTAGCACAAAATTTACAAAACAAACAAATTGAAATTGATAGTTTAACAACATCTAAAACTAATTTAGAAAATGATAAAAAACAGTTAGCACAAAATTTACAAAACAAACAAAGTGAAATTGATGATTTTAAACAACAATTAAAAGACAAACAAAGTGAAATTGATGATTTTAAACAACAATTAAAAGACAAACAAAGTGAAATTGATAGTTTAAACAATAATTTAAATAGGATAAAAAATAGTAATATAAAATTATTAAATGAAAAAATAGAAATGCAACAAAAAATCGATAAGATAAATGCAGATAAAAAAAGTGAAATTGATGATTTTAAACAACAATTAAAAGACAAACAAAGTGAAATAGAAGAATTAAAAAAATCTATAACAAATGAAGAAATAATACGATTAAGAAAACAAGTTAATTTACAAAAAATAGATATAAGTAAATTTAATTTAACACAATTTACAATAGGCGTAATTGATATTTCAAAAAAACAAATTGATAAAAATAATAATATTTATGTTGATGAAAATAAAATTAAAAAAGTTTTGAATAAACCTATTTTAAAACAATTGCAAGAAAAAGTTGATAGTTCTTTAACTGATAATGATTTTAATTTATTAATTCATGGGAATAATTCACTTATTGTTAATGGACTTGCATTTGTTGATCTAACATTTTCAAAAAAAATAAAAATAAAAATTAAGGGTATTAATAGAGCAAGAGAAGAAACCGGCTGACTAGATATTGATTTGCCTGCCGCAAGCTTAATTAATGATTAA
- a CDS encoding IS3 family transposase — protein sequence MFVILTNINFFLTIKTFKTEFIKGKKFKNLTQLKYELFYFVHWYNNIRIHGSLNYLSPVTFRKQMSI from the coding sequence TTGTTTGTTATACTTACAAACATCAACTTTTTTCTTACTATCAAAACTTTTAAAACTGAATTTATTAAGGGTAAAAAATTTAAAAATTTAACACAATTAAAATACGAACTTTTTTATTTTGTGCATTGATATAACAATATTCGAATTCATGGCAGTTTAAATTATTTATCTCCAGTTACTTTTAGAAAACAAATGTCTATATAA
- a CDS encoding plasmid recombination protein, protein MQNNTIGKKKRATFYCTVSRNKKINGNYKLQKMMQHFIKKHNPNKYNNYNKITQLFYQPNNKTYSQYIINNFNYLLKQNTRHKTNYKLSVAPNLRKVSLEKLHSGIPIEQLRASKNDVYKNENIDNNKTYLNEYMFRDENNNWVIKKNNDLSREDKINIINCDNQWYRQQLKEAYEKGLNKSITVKSIVKADNVITFTRISLLKQGMTPKNVDIIQKEWITTVKNYLIKDLGEDLRGIYLHMDETNPHFHYHFLPRNREQTITRDMKNGQERAQIHPKGKIGSKGIITKQRLIKTNNDLRELFNQNPVLKNIDWSRLNKYELALTREGHYDNEDLHTYKRVERLKETLPYARQREYEETFKTMTNEELGVCIKNIKEEANWKLSAINKITNQRQQNKEYELEITRERTKTDK, encoded by the coding sequence ATGCAGAACAACACTATTGGAAAGAAAAAACGAGCAACTTTTTATTGTACAGTATCACGAAACAAAAAAATCAACGGAAACTATAAACTCCAAAAAATGATGCAACACTTTATTAAAAAACACAACCCCAATAAATACAACAATTATAATAAAATAACACAGTTATTTTATCAACCAAACAATAAAACATATAGTCAATATATTATTAATAATTTTAACTATTTACTAAAACAAAATACACGCCATAAAACAAATTATAAGTTATCTGTAGCGCCAAATTTAAGAAAAGTTTCGTTAGAAAAGTTGCACAGTGGTATTCCAATTGAACAACTACGCGCTAGCAAAAACGATGTTTATAAAAATGAAAACATTGACAACAATAAAACATATCTGAATGAATATATGTTTCGTGATGAAAATAATAACTGAGTAATTAAGAAAAACAATGATTTAAGCAGAGAAGATAAAATCAACATTATCAATTGCGATAACCAATGATACCGCCAACAATTAAAAGAGGCATACGAAAAAGGGCTGAACAAGTCAATTACAGTAAAATCTATCGTTAAAGCCGATAATGTGATCACCTTTACAAGAATAAGTTTATTAAAGCAAGGAATGACACCTAAAAATGTTGATATTATCCAAAAAGAATGAATTACCACTGTTAAAAATTATCTAATTAAAGATTTGGGAGAAGACTTACGCGGAATTTACTTACACATGGACGAAACAAACCCTCATTTTCATTATCATTTTCTACCACGCAACCGTGAGCAAACAATTACTCGTGATATGAAAAACGGACAAGAAAGGGCGCAAATTCACCCCAAGGGTAAAATTGGTTCGAAAGGAATTATTACTAAACAACGGTTAATAAAAACCAATAATGACTTACGCGAATTATTTAATCAAAACCCAGTTTTAAAAAATATTGATTGAAGCCGATTAAATAAATACGAACTTGCTTTAACTCGTGAAGGTCATTATGATAATGAAGATTTACATACTTATAAACGTGTTGAAAGATTAAAAGAAACATTACCTTATGCTCGCCAACGTGAATATGAAGAAACTTTTAAAACAATGACAAACGAAGAGTTAGGGGTTTGTATTAAAAACATTAAAGAAGAAGCAAACTGAAAACTAAGCGCCATCAACAAAATAACCAACCAACGACAACAAAACAAAGAATATGAATTAGAAATAACACGCGAAAGAACAAAAACAGACAAATAA
- a CDS encoding DDE-type integrase/transposase/recombinase — translation MQYPDLIKRKFNDIKTRFSVLYTDVTYLIWKGERYYQSTIIDGYTKEIVDVKWSKYNDNKLVMDNLNDAINKIKLIKKDLNGIIIHSDHGYQYTSTIYHDKCLSNGIIISMGKKYHCADNIVIESFHSLLKKATIHNKIYNSHEEYIQDVIKWNTWYSNRKEKDIIKK, via the coding sequence TTGCAATATCCTGATTTAATTAAACGTAAATTCAATGATATAAAAACAAGGTTTTCAGTACTATATACTGATGTAACATATTTAATTTGAAAAGGAGAAAGATATTATCAATCAACAATTATTGATGGATATACTAAAGAAATAGTTGATGTAAAGTGATCTAAATATAATGACAATAAATTAGTAATGGATAATTTAAATGATGCAATTAATAAAATAAAATTAATAAAAAAAGATCTGAATGGAATAATAATTCACTCAGATCACGGATATCAATATACATCCACTATTTATCACGATAAATGTTTATCTAACGGTATTATAATTTCAATGGGGAAAAAATACCACTGTGCAGATAATATTGTTATAGAAAGTTTTCATTCATTACTTAAGAAAGCTACAATCCATAATAAAATATATAATTCACATGAAGAATATATACAAGATGTTATAAAATGAAATACATGATATTCAAATCGTAAAGAAAAAGATATAATTAAAAAATAG
- a CDS encoding transposase, which produces MGNKTSYSEEFKKQIVMLYKNGKSVINLGQEYNLPKPTIYSWVKNYNNYGSFKAKDNRTLEENEIITLRKELKDLKMENDILKQAALIMAKK; this is translated from the coding sequence ATGGGAAATAAAACTTCATACTCTGAAGAATTTAAAAAACAAATTGTCATGCTATATAAAAATGGTAAAAGTGTTATTAATCTAGGGCAAGAATATAATTTACCAAAACCAACTATTTATAGTTGAGTTAAAAATTATAATAATTATGGTTCATTTAAAGCAAAAGACAATCGCACACTAGAAGAAAATGAAATAATAACTTTACGAAAAGAACTTAAAGACTTGAAAATGGAAAATGACATTTTAAAGCAAGCCGCACTGATAATGGCCAAAAAATAA